In the genome of Achromobacter sp. MFA1 R4, the window CCAGGAGCGCGACGGACGCACCGTGCGAAAGCTCTACACGATCACGCCCAAGGGCAAGGAAGGCTTGGCGCTGGCCAAGGAACGCATCCGGGAGTTCACCGGGGAGGCAATGCACAAATGACAGGCTCCACCAACACCGTACAGCACGAAGCTGTAGCTACGCGCGGTTCACCCGTTGAAGTCTTCGGCGCCTTCCTTAAACTGGGATTGACCTCCTTCGGTGGGCCGATCGCGCATCTGGGTTATTTCCGCTCGGAGTTTGTCGAGCGCCGCCGCTGGCTGGATGACCGCAGCTATTCCGATCTGGTCGCCTTGTGCCAGTTTCTTCCGGGTCCGGCCAGCAGCCAGGTGGGCATGGCGCTTGGGCTGGGTCGCGCTGGCTGGTTGGGCTTGCTGGCGGCGTGGGCAGGGTTCACTTTGCCATCGGCCATCGCGCTAATCCTGTTTGCCTTCGGCATCGCTGAGTACCAGGGACTAGCCCAGTCCGGGTGGGTGCATGGTCTCAAGGTAGTCGCCGTGGCCATCGTAGCTCAGGCGGTGTGGGGCATGGCCAAGTCGTTGTGCCCTGACCGGCCACGCGCTGCCCTGGCCATTCTGGCGGCACTGCTGACCATGATCCTACCCTCAGCAGCGGGACAGATTGTCGCGATCTTGTTGGCAGGACTGCTGGGCTGGTGGACGCTGAAGATTTCACAACCTGGCGGTGGCCAAGCTCACAGCTACCCGGTCGCGCGCAGACTGGGCGTCATTGCGCTGCTTCTGTTTGCAACACCGCTTGTCTTGCTGCCCCTATGGGCAGCAGCCACGGGATCGTCCACGATAGCGCTGCTGGATGGGGTGTACCGTTCCGGTGCGCTAGTCTTCGGCGGTGGGCACGTTGTGCTGCCGCTGCTGCAAGCCACCGTGGTGCCCAGCGGCATCGTCAGCAACGCAGACTTCCTAGCTGGCTATGGCGCAGCCCAGGCCGTGCCGGGACCGCTGTTCACTTTTTCGGCGTATCTTGGCGCAATAGCCCACGGCCCGCTGCATGGCTGGATTGGCGGCCTGGCTCTGCTGGGCACCATATTCCTCCCAGCCTTCCTCATGCTGGTCGGCGCATTGCCGTTCTGGGCGGCGCTTCGCCACCGGGCGGGTATTCAGACGACCATGGCGGGCATCAACGCCGGCGTGGTTGGTATCCTGGTATCGGCCTTA includes:
- the chrA gene encoding chromate efflux transporter — protein: MTGSTNTVQHEAVATRGSPVEVFGAFLKLGLTSFGGPIAHLGYFRSEFVERRRWLDDRSYSDLVALCQFLPGPASSQVGMALGLGRAGWLGLLAAWAGFTLPSAIALILFAFGIAEYQGLAQSGWVHGLKVVAVAIVAQAVWGMAKSLCPDRPRAALAILAALLTMILPSAAGQIVAILLAGLLGWWTLKISQPGGGQAHSYPVARRLGVIALLLFATPLVLLPLWAAATGSSTIALLDGVYRSGALVFGGGHVVLPLLQATVVPSGIVSNADFLAGYGAAQAVPGPLFTFSAYLGAIAHGPLHGWIGGLALLGTIFLPAFLMLVGALPFWAALRHRAGIQTTMAGINAGVVGILVSALYDPVWTSAIHGKADFGLALLSFGLLTVGRVPPALVVLLAGLAGWVMAMGI